TAGTCAACCAAAGATTTACCCTTAGTGAAGATCATCTTTTCTAACTGGAGACAGTAACTGTAACTTCAAATTTAAAGCAGTAAACAAATGTACAAAGTTGGGGTAGGAATTTAGAATTGAATGGTCTCTCTGAGAATTaactgtaatgtgcacttaaccagatacgcTACCACCTGTCCTACAATTCACTGTGATGCCTTTAGAACCTTATACAATTCCAGTGTCTGGATTAAGAAGTCCTTTAAGATACTCTGTGGTCTTACATAAAGTTTTAATTTAGAGTGAATTTCATTTTCCAAATGGAAATTTGTAATTATAAACCTTTATCACTCAAGTTATAAATTTCCTGAGGTATCAGTACAATTTAATAGAAACACTGAAGAAAAATCAGCCTATTCTGGCTCTAAATTTTAAACTAGAGAAGATCCACTCAAACTGTTTAGATCTTAGAAATTTTCTCCTCTGTAGCACATGAGGGTTGAACTGACTACTCTGGCTCCAGTCAGCATTAAAAGGAAGAATGCAGTCTCAGCTCACCTTGGTTGTTAGTCTGATATTCATTGCAACATCTTCTGTTAAAAAGCACTTGTCTGTCCACCGATTTTTGTCCTTATAGTAGTTTGAATTTCTTCTGCCCTGCTCCCCTTTCCTACTTAACTgcttatattttaaaacaatgtaCTTTGTTTCACATTGTGTAAGAAAGTCTTCTGGACAAAACAGTACTAGTATCAGCTATCAATTGAGACTGAAGAGAGGGGAACAGTACTTTAGCACTAAAATACTTCCTTTCATATCCAGGAAGTTCTGTAATTAGCACTACCCTTGAGTAGCAGGAGACTATATAATTATTCTGAAATGTCTGTGTTTTGATACTTAGGATTAATCAtactgataacttttctattaTTTCATTTTCTGTGTTGTCCTTTTCTAACCCTAGTAGCCTTCAAACTATTTGACTGGCctgctttccccttctcctctctgtaGTGTTGTCTCAGCTTGGCTCTGCCGAGAACAGACCTGAGCAAAGCCTTCCTCAGCAGAGATTCCAGCTCTCTTCTGCCtttcaacagcagcagcagcagatacAAGTAATCCAGCAACTTCACTCTAATTAATTACATTTTAAGATGCTTGCTCCAAATGTacctaaaaatatcttattttactgtttttaagACTATACACAGTAATTGGTGAACCACTTCGCAGATTTTACTGCCTGACATTTTAGCCAGTTGATTTGGAGCACTGAACACAATTTTGTATAATAAGCCATATTCTTTTTCTTACAAATTTTTTTACGAAGTGCTGGTGGCACATTAACATACATCTGTCTAGTTTTCAGTGTATTTTGAACTACAGTTGTAAGTGCCATGGTTAAAACTTTTTGATGTACCACAGAGACAGGGAAGAAGTATACCAGTATTCCTTTTTAGTAATTGTCATACAAGTTTTAGGCCTatgttattactttattttaggaAGTCAGCACACTATAGTTGACTATGTGCCAACACTTTTATATCTGTCAACTTAGTATTATATTGCTTTAAATAACATACAACAAATGGTAACTGAAGTTGCTGAGTTACTGCAATATAGACTGGCAGGGCAAAGTAACGGAAATACTTACAATAAAGTTTACCAATAACTGTCTCAAAGCCCTCAGCAGGCTTCTGTGCCACTGGTGCTGTTTGACTGTGCGTTGTCTCGCTGTGAAATAGTTTCTTTTTGTTACCTTGGTgctttctccctttcaattttgTTATTTCCATCACTCTCAGGAAAAGCACCTTCCCAAACCTGCCTACATTTACCATGCCGTGactttccccccttccttttacAGCAGTTGCGATTCTTGCAGCATCAAATGGCTATggcagcggcagcagcagcagcacaaaCAGCTCAGCTACATCGGCGTCGGCATACAGGCAGCCAGCCAAAAAGTAAAATGAAGAGAGGCACACCCACCACTCCAAAATTCTGAGTCTtgcatcagtttttttttcctctttaaaaagaaaaaaaagagcattgaATCAAAAGAATtatttctactattttttttaagatgtcaGTATTTTACAATGCTAGATGCGTAAACTTTATACAGAAGCACAACCCTGTACTTTTTAAATACAAAGAAACGGTTTAAGAAACAGTAGGATTGGTTTGCCCAAGTCAttcttaataaaaaatgtttctcACTGTACATAATACATATGGAAGTGATCCAAGAAATACTAGAAACCTCTTTCAGAAGAATGTAGTTTGATATTTATTTAGTATAAAAGGTTTGTGCACAgtgtaacaaataaaatttttacaaTTGTTTTGAAAATGTggctgtttatttgggttttataCTCTTGATTACTTCATCCATCagtttttttacttctttgtgtCGTGTAACTGCTCGGCTCATACAATCCTGAAGTTTAGCTCCAGTCAGTCCACTTCCACctgaaaaaatattatttaaaggtGTCAACACTTTTTAACAGCTCAGTAATATTTATTGTAAAAGATTTATGTCATGCCATGTTATAAAACAAAACTAGGTGTGTGGTATCAAATTACATATTAACAAAGCCTCCCAGTGATTCTGATGAACAGCCTAAGTTTAAGGATTAGTGAGatacaatattaaaaacaatATGAGATGAAATTAAAAGAGACATACTTTATAAAGAGTAAGACATTCCCACATTCCCTAGTCAAAATTCAGACTGAATTTTCATCTATGTTTGGGACTGAAATGGAAGAACATGCCTGGTTTGTGAAGACAGCATAGCTTGCCTGCTTCATCCATTACTATTGTTAAGGTTCCAGTTGCTAGATGTTCCTCCTCTCCAGTGGGGTCAACTATGAGCAGAGTGCTagttaaggaaaaataaaatgtgtaaattGTCAATCCTTGAAACACATTTCAGAAAAGTACTAATCTTACTATCTGCATTTTAATTTGATCTAATATTTATATTAGATCAAAAAATCTAGAGCTGACAGAAAACTAAAAAATGTTGTCAACACCTGACAGAAATGACCTGTAAGACTCATCCTTCGGTTTATGAATATGTGAATGGCCTTGGCAAATGCTGAAGACAGATCAAGGTAACTAGTAAATAACTGAAAAATTAACATCACAGGTATAAGCAAGCCAAGAGATAGGTACAGAGCACAGAACTAATCAAAATCAAAATGCTTTTGAAAGTGGGATTAATAACAAAGGGGCCAGAGGTACCACACTGGACAAGGCCACTGTAAGGCAAAAATTATACAATGCACAGTGGGGTTTAAATGCctgatctcttttttaaaagtaaatgtaaGGGTcggatagtggcacacctagttgtatgtatattaccatgtgcaagaacctagtaTCCAAcctatggtgaagcagtgttgtaggtgtctatttctgtctctattagaagggtgagaaaaatagcctggtggggggagatagcattaatggttatgcaaagagactcatgcctgagtctcccaggtctcaaattcaataccccacacctccataaaccagaactgagcatggtttatggagaaaaaaaaaaaaagcaccaggtAAGGTATAGCTATGCAGGCACTGAAatccagcgataaacctggtggcaaaaaaaaaacaaaaagaagcagtagcacagtgggttaagcgcaggtggtgcaaagcgcaaggactggtggaagggtcccagtttgagcccctggctctccacctgcaggggggttgcttcacaagcagatctacaggtgtctctgtctttctctccccctgtcttctctcctctttccatttccctatgtcctatccaacaacaataacatcgataacaataaccaacaaaacaagggcaagtaTTAAAAAAGATCCAGAGATGACAAGTATAAACCATGACACATTAGAATGTATCTGATGTCTTAGCCACTTCCTGAAGTTAGCTAAAAAAATAATCCATTACCTTAAATAGATGTTTTATAAACTTACTCATCAAACACGGCAAAGGAAGTTGCAACTGGATGAGTTCTAATATTCAAAtaacttttcttctttaaattaacTTCTGCTAAAGCAGTCTCTTCATTTATAGTAACTTCAGGTAACTGTACTACAAAAAGGCAAATGTATAAAGTACATTTAAGTAAAGCACAAGTAAATGAGTAGATTAATCTTGGTAAAAACCTTTTAAAAGTATGGGTATCACAAAACAGAACATCCTGAACAATATGCAGGAATGTTGTCTTTTAATTAAGTTCCTTACCGTTTTTTAAAGCTGCTAACAAGGCAAATGTGCAGGCATCCAAAATGTTTCCATCATAGTCAAGGCAAATGAGATCACAGTATAGAACCCAAGCAAGCTGAAATAAGAGTATACATAAAACTTAAAACCTCCTACTGGGTAGAACATGGTATTTAATTTATATGAGTCAGAGAACTCTTGCTTAGATAAAtaacttgataaaaaaaaaaagggggggggagtcgggctgtagtgcagtgggctaagcgcaggtggcgcaaagcacaaggaccagcataaggatcccggttcgaaccccggctccccacctgcaggggagtcgcttcacaggcggtgaagcaggtctgcaggtgtctatctttctttcctcctctctgtcttcccctccctctctccatttctctctgtcctatgcaacaacgacaacaacaataactacaacaataaaacaagggcaacaaaagggaataaataaaataaatatatttaaaaatttttttaaaaagtaggcttGCTAAAATGTGGCTTAGCAGACTGACAAGTGACAATAACAGCTCCTTCAATGGAAATTTAGATGCAGAATGAATTTCCACTCTTGTTGCTAAGTTAGTAAATAAGGAAAATACTTTTACTTAACAAGTCTcaggtgaaacactttcccacaaaaCCTACTAACATAAAATACTTAAGATATCACAATGCTAACAAATCAGTATAAAATAGGAAaaactttctagtttttttttaaatattttagagagagagagagacaccagctctggcctatggtcaTGCTGTGgagagaacctgggacttcagaaccacaGGCATAGTCATTTGCAttatcactgtgctgtctctccagcccccttTAGTCGAGTTTCTAACCAGCCTTGTTCTAAGCTTCAAATTTACCATGCAAATTCATCTTAAACAGAAGTGATTAGAAATTAATAATCTGCTATAAGTAATAtatggcttcattttttttttgcctccagggttattgctggggcttagtgcctacactatgaatacactgctcctggaggccattttttcccattttgttgcccttgttattgttgccattgagattactgttggataggacagaaagaaatggagaaaggaggggaagacagagagcagagaaagataagacacctgtaaaactgcttcaccacttgtgaagcaaccccctgcaggtggggagccaggggcttgaactgggatccttgtgctttgcgtcacgtgcccttaacctgctgtactacctcccgaccccgcccacttcattattctttttgtaaaaaaaatgtatacgtttggtagcgtggcaggttaagcgcaggtggtgcaaagcgcaaggactggcgtaaggatcccggtttgagcccctggctccccacctgcagaggagtcgcttcacaggcagtgaagcaggtctgcaggtgtctatctttctctccccatcttcccctcctctctgtcctatccaacaaggacgacatcaataacaacaataataattacaacaataaaacatgggcaacaaaagtgaataaattttaaaaaattatttgagtattgagcagggagggggagatagagaaggaaaaaggaagagtgacacctgcagccctattcaccatgcatgaagtttttgcccagcagatggggaccaggggcttgaacttgggtctctgcGGACTGTAGTGTGTACAGTAGCttcatcaggtgcgccaccacctggccgctaTTATTCTCTATAATAGGGTTTTACATCAGCTTCAAAGGTACCCCCCCTTCAGGCAATAAGTTAATTGGTTCTTTAAGAACAACACAGTTTATTGCCTTTCTACTGAATTCCATCTAACAATACAAGACAATCATATTTAAGGCTACAGTGGTTATGCTGTTTAGTTTCccacataaaatagaaagaaaaaccttAGAATTAAAGAAAGCTCATATATATTAAATTCCTCTTACCTTGCCTGGAGATATGCATAAGTCTTCTTTCTGAATTATCTGTGAACTTGATTTAGTGACAAAGAATAAgccaaaagtaaaaaacaaatttataactCCCAAAGTTAATGAGTGCCATATATTATGTTATCTTACTTTTCAATAACATCTGCAATGAACTGGCTAGCCACTTGGGCTTCTTCTCCAGGAGGTCCAGACCGAAATCTCGATGAACACAGAGGTGGTAGATCCACATTAGGAACTGAAAGAAACACTCTATAGCTATGAACTAAACTTCGCCTTCTAGTTTAAGGCAGCATTCAAGGGATTATCCAGTGCAAAGGTTACTGTTGCCATAATTAGGCTTCTCCCTCCCAGTGGGAAAGTTTCTCAACTGAAAGTAGTATATTTCAACTATGTTCTTTTGGTCTCCGAgatttagataaaaaaaaaaatttagtttccACCTTTTTCTACACACAAGAAAAAGAACCTACTGAATGCCTTAGTCCTCCTAAATTCTGCACAGATTTTCTAGATTTCTTTCAAATTACCTCAACCTGTAACAGAAGATAATCATCCTACTCAAATTTTGGTTCCCACCATAACAAACACATtgtaaaagttaaaaaacaaaacaaacaaaaaacactcgtATTAACAAATCCTTATGCAACAGGAAAGTCTGCAATGACATCTGTCTGCtgaaaagttttattttcttggttaatgataatatatatacacaaaattgATCAGGGGTGAGGAAGGAAAAACTGATCAAACAAGTCTAATCAAATTTATGAAATGCAATCTTGCAGTTATGCCTTTTCACAGCTGTTTAGGAATATCTGCATCATTCCTGGATCTTACACTCTTCAACTACTAAAACCTCATTATAATATTacttttgaaagattttatttattgatgagagaaagaaccagagcatcactctgggacacgtgctgccagggatcaaacacaagatctcattcttgagagtccaatgctttagccactgcaccacctcctgggtcacttaattaaaatattattaaatgtgTTAAAACTGTAAAAACTTACCAACATATCCCTTAGTGGGGGTATCTGTTGGTGGTACTGCAAATTCCTGCAGAAGTAAGCAAATGTTTCATATGAAGGAAGTAATATAAACTTGTGAAGACCACTTAACAGTTACGGTAATCTCTAGTAAACATCACCTTTGCTAATTATGACCTAAGCATCTACTAAGCTTTCAGAGTCCTACCAAGGGCTCCATGGATAATTGGTGTCCATCTTCACATTAGCTCTGCAAGTTAAGAAGGCAGTATAGGATAGCATGCTACAATACAGTGTTACTTTGCAAAATTACCTGgggatatttttaaaacattaattactgGGGAGtctgcggtagcacagcggttaaacgcacgtggcacaaagcgcaaggaccggtaaggattccagttagagcccctggctccccacctgcaggggagtcgattcacaggtggtgaaaaaggtctgcaggtgtcaaaaacaaaattaattactggcagtcgggccgtagcgcagcgggttaagcacccgtggtgcaaagcgctaggactggcatgaggatctgggttcgagccctcggctccccacctacacagggagtcgcttcacaagcggtgaagcaggtctgcaggcatctctctttctctccccctgtcttcccctcctctctccatttctctctgtcctaataatgatgacatcaataacaataataactacaacaacaataaaaaacgggcaacaaaagggaaaataaaaaaattaattactatTCAACTCTTCGTTCTAATTTTTCAGTAGCCTAAAATATGAATTTGGTAATTTATTTCAGTAAAACATATTTATAACCTACCGCTTTAATTCCACAAATCACTGTAGTATTTCCCAGCTTCACTAACGCAGAGCCATCTGCAGTACTAATTGAAcctaaaaatataaacaagaattcagtgttttcattttctacATTAGATTTCGTCTTTACTACATCTTAGTTGCTAATGAAAATATGTTCCTATCTAGATTCCTTTTA
This portion of the Erinaceus europaeus chromosome 7, mEriEur2.1, whole genome shotgun sequence genome encodes:
- the EXOSC8 gene encoding exosome complex component RRP43, which codes for MAAGFKTVEPLEYYRRFLKENCRPDGRELGEFRTTTVNIGSISTADGSALVKLGNTTVICGIKAEFAVPPTDTPTKGYVVPNVDLPPLCSSRFRSGPPGEEAQVASQFIADVIENSQIIQKEDLCISPGKLAWVLYCDLICLDYDGNILDACTFALLAALKNVQLPEVTINEETALAEVNLKKKSYLNIRTHPVATSFAVFDDTLLIVDPTGEEEHLATGTLTIVMDEAGKLCCLHKPGGSGLTGAKLQDCMSRAVTRHKEVKKLMDEVIKSIKPK